A genomic region of Colius striatus isolate bColStr4 chromosome 20, bColStr4.1.hap1, whole genome shotgun sequence contains the following coding sequences:
- the LOC104558852 gene encoding pinopsin — MDPSNSSEKPPTNGTPGPFDGPQWPHQAPRSMYLWVAVLMGSVVLSASVLNGLVIVVSIRYKQLRSPLNYILLNLAVANLLVTLCGSSVSFSNNINGFFVLGKQLCELEGFMVSLTGIVGLWSLAILAFERYIVVCRPLGTFRFQHRHAVSGCAFTWSWSLLWTTPPLLGWSSYVPEGLRTSCGPNWYTGGSNNNSYILALFVTCFVMPLSLILFSYTNLLLTLRGAAAQQQESETTQQAEREVTRMVVAMVLAFLICWLPYSTFAMVVATTKDIIIQPALASLPSYFSKTATVYNPIIYVFMNKQFQSCLLKMVCCGHHPRGTRKTTPSAPSPCADIAAERLRNKLTPSHPV, encoded by the exons ATGGACCCATCCAACAGCTCTGAGAAGCCCCCAAccaatgggaccccagggcccTTTGATGGTCCCCAGTGGCCCCACCAGGCCCCACGGAGCATGTACCTGTGGGTGGCCGTGCTGATGGGCAGCGTGGTGCTCTCTGCCTCGGTTCTCAATGGTTTGGTCATCGTGGTTTCCATCAGGTACAAGCAGCTCCGGTCGCCCCTCAACTACATCCTGCTGAACCTGGCCGTGGCCAATCTCCTGGTGACGCTCTGCGGCAGCTCCGTCAGCTTCAGCAACAACATCAATGGCTTCTTTGTGCTTGGCAAACAGCTGTGTGAGCTGGAGGGCTTCATGGTCTCCCTGACAG GGATCGTGGGGCTGTGGTCTCTGGCCATCCTGGCCTTTGAGAGGTACATTGTGGTGTGCAGACCCTTGGGAACCTTTCGGTTCCAGCACCGACATGCTGTCAGTGGCTGTGCCTTCACCTGGAGCTGGTCCCTGCTCTGGACAACCCCACCActcctgggctggagcagctacGTGCCTGAAG GTCTGAGAACATCTTGTGGGCCCAACTGGTACACAGGTGGCAGCAACAACAACAGCTACATCTTGGCCTTGTTTGTCACCTGCTTCGTGATGCCCCTCAGCCTGATTCTCTTCTCCTACACCAACCTGCTGCTGACCCTGAGAGGG gctgcagcccagcagcaggaatCAGAGACAACACAGCAGGCGGAGCGGGAGGTGACACGCATGGTGGTCGCCATGGTGTTGGCCTTCCTCATCTGCTGGTTGCCCTACAGCACGTTTGCCATGGTGGTGGCCACCACCAAAGACATCATCATCCAGCCTGCTCTGGCATCCCTGCCCTCCTACTTCTCCAAGACCGCCACAGTCTACAATCCAATCATCTACGTCTTCATGAACAAACAG TTTCAGAGCTGCCTGCTGAAGATGGTGTGCTGTGGTCACCATCCTCGGGGGACGAGAAAAACTActccctctgcccccagcccctgtgcagacattgctgcagagaggctgcgGAACAAGCTGACCCCGTCTCACCCTGTCTAA